One genomic region from Phorcysia thermohydrogeniphila encodes:
- a CDS encoding KpsF/GutQ family sugar-phosphate isomerase translates to MRLDIVDEARRVILQEAEALKKLAQGLDDSFVKAVDILLKTKGRVVLTGVGKSGLICKKIAATLASTGTPAFFLHPADAAHGDLGMVRGDDTVIAVSNSGETAELLNVVPIIKSFGIPVIAVTNNPNSSLAKLADVTLLLHVEKEACPLGLAPTTSTTATLALGDAIAAVLMKLKGFTSQDFAKFHPGGKLGIRLSRVKDLMRTGDEIPAVSPDTALKDVIYEISSKKLGATLVLDGGKLVGIITDGDLRRAFERGVDFSTRAEEIMTKNPKTVEEDVFAEKAIEIMERYKITVLPVVGRDREVRGIIHLHDILGRRIV, encoded by the coding sequence TTGAGGTTGGACATTGTAGATGAAGCAAGGCGAGTAATCCTGCAGGAGGCAGAGGCCTTAAAAAAGCTTGCTCAGGGTCTTGACGATAGTTTCGTAAAGGCAGTTGACATACTCCTTAAAACGAAAGGAAGGGTTGTCTTAACGGGAGTTGGAAAGTCAGGTCTTATATGTAAGAAAATTGCTGCTACGCTTGCAAGTACCGGAACTCCGGCCTTTTTCCTCCACCCTGCCGATGCTGCCCACGGTGACCTTGGTATGGTTAGGGGAGACGACACGGTTATTGCCGTTTCAAACAGCGGAGAGACGGCGGAGCTCCTAAACGTCGTTCCGATAATAAAGAGCTTTGGTATTCCCGTTATAGCTGTAACAAACAATCCAAACTCCTCCTTGGCAAAGCTTGCCGACGTGACGCTGCTCTTGCACGTAGAAAAAGAGGCCTGTCCCCTCGGTCTTGCCCCTACAACCTCAACAACGGCAACCCTTGCCCTCGGTGATGCTATTGCAGCTGTCCTTATGAAGCTGAAAGGGTTCACGAGCCAAGACTTTGCCAAATTCCACCCCGGCGGCAAGCTGGGTATAAGACTTTCAAGGGTTAAAGACTTAATGAGGACAGGCGATGAGATACCCGCTGTTTCACCTGACACGGCTCTTAAAGACGTTATTTATGAGATTTCTTCCAAGAAACTTGGAGCTACTCTTGTCCTTGATGGTGGAAAGCTCGTCGGGATAATAACTGATGGAGACCTCAGAAGAGCCTTTGAAAGGGGGGTGGATTTTTCTACACGGGCTGAGGAGATAATGACCAAAAATCCAAAGACGGTTGAGGAAGATGTCTTTGCAGAGAAGGCTATAGAGATTATGGAAAGGTACAAGATAACTGTTCTGCCTGTTGTGGGTAGGGACAGAGAAGTGAGAGGAATAATTCACCTTCACGATATTCTCGGCAGGAGAATAGTCTAA
- a CDS encoding M48 family metallopeptidase produces the protein MKRIYVHLLIVSLLAFLAACGVVRTSPFGDKAFIFIPTPQEVNIGRQAARQVERKVKLCRDPVINEYVRFVGNKIAAVSDRHDVIYHFKVIDSDEINAFALPGGWVYIYTGLLRHLKNEAELAFVLGHEVGHVVGRHAVRRLQFIYGLDFILSLTFGGKELSPAEREFLNILLNLVVAGYSRKEELEADAMGAYYTGKAGWNPVASVETIRLLDSLIKFKPTGVTELFMDHPTNRKRVRNLNRWLSNFPKEWQKNPFNEERYREKVLRRLEVGHCR, from the coding sequence ATGAAGAGAATATATGTTCACCTACTCATTGTATCATTGCTGGCCTTCCTTGCAGCCTGCGGAGTTGTAAGGACCTCCCCCTTCGGAGATAAGGCTTTTATTTTTATCCCTACTCCTCAAGAAGTAAACATCGGTAGGCAGGCTGCAAGGCAGGTAGAGAGGAAAGTCAAACTCTGTCGTGACCCCGTTATAAACGAGTACGTTAGGTTTGTAGGAAATAAAATAGCGGCGGTTAGCGACAGGCACGACGTTATCTATCACTTTAAGGTCATAGACTCTGACGAGATTAACGCCTTTGCCCTGCCCGGGGGGTGGGTCTATATCTATACCGGCCTTTTACGCCACTTGAAGAATGAGGCTGAGCTTGCCTTTGTTCTTGGGCACGAGGTTGGTCACGTTGTTGGAAGGCATGCCGTTAGGAGGCTACAGTTCATATACGGACTGGACTTTATTCTTTCTCTGACCTTTGGGGGAAAGGAGCTCTCGCCGGCAGAGAGGGAGTTCCTCAACATTCTTCTCAACCTCGTGGTGGCTGGGTACAGCAGGAAGGAAGAGCTTGAAGCAGATGCTATGGGTGCCTATTATACGGGGAAGGCAGGCTGGAATCCCGTTGCCTCTGTTGAGACCATTAGGCTCCTTGACTCTCTAATAAAGTTTAAGCCTACAGGGGTAACGGAGCTCTTTATGGACCACCCCACTAACAGGAAAAGGGTAAGAAACCTTAACCGCTGGTTGAGTAACTTTCCAAAGGAGTGGCAGAAAAATCCCTTCAACGAGGAGAGGTATAGGGAAAAAGTCTTAAGGAGGCTTGAGGTTGGACATTGTAGATGA
- a CDS encoding protein kinase domain-containing protein, giving the protein MSEEKTRYPGVYSAMKRELYLLLDYPTCREERALRILKELQKLGVELLEFVAKGYRGTVFKGKLNRNLVAIKVKRSDVLKEKLIEKECEILKHLENFSIKTEEQNPAPKVHQCTEEYLIMEFIEGLPFSRALKNYDPKTVVKEALRSCYFLDRAGVKHSEIKGEKHLLFDGQRIRVIDFESAKFSERPRNLLQFVGYHLIRRKELLRELGISQERVRELIELYKENPDEGFKAFILELRK; this is encoded by the coding sequence ATGTCTGAGGAAAAAACACGGTATCCCGGAGTTTACTCTGCTATGAAAAGAGAGCTCTACCTTCTCCTTGACTACCCGACATGCAGGGAAGAGAGAGCTCTGAGGATACTAAAGGAACTTCAAAAACTTGGAGTGGAGCTCTTAGAGTTCGTAGCCAAAGGCTACAGGGGAACAGTATTTAAAGGCAAACTTAACAGGAACTTAGTAGCCATAAAGGTAAAGAGGTCTGACGTTCTAAAAGAAAAGCTCATAGAGAAGGAGTGTGAAATCCTCAAACACCTTGAAAACTTTTCAATAAAGACGGAAGAACAGAACCCAGCTCCAAAGGTTCACCAATGCACCGAAGAGTACCTGATAATGGAGTTCATAGAAGGACTTCCTTTTTCCAGAGCTCTAAAAAATTACGACCCAAAAACCGTCGTAAAAGAGGCCTTGAGGAGCTGCTACTTCCTTGACAGGGCAGGAGTTAAACACTCGGAGATAAAGGGAGAAAAGCATCTCCTCTTTGATGGTCAGAGAATAAGGGTAATAGACTTTGAAAGCGCTAAGTTTTCAGAAAGGCCAAGGAACTTACTCCAGTTTGTCGGCTACCACTTGATAAGGAGGAAGGAGCTCCTTAGAGAACTCGGGATAAGTCAGGAAAGGGTAAGGGAACTGATAGAGCTCTACAAGGAAAACCCGGACGAAGGTTTTAAGGCTTTTATATTGGAACTGCGAAAATAG
- the rpoN gene encoding RNA polymerase factor sigma-54, translated as MAELRYDLKLSLQLKLTPSVYLHLEVLQLPLLKLEEAIKNEIEENPLLELEEGEEAEKEIEEREIPEFIFEGGNVFPAEEEEKTVIPSRLSLRESLLQQAAAELEGKELEIAKLIIENLDERGFLSLTENEIAKELSVPTETVKKVREVVKQLSPAGCGSYSVKEAFKAQLQELEVTEKFISAIDHLELLSKSRKDFQKKVGLTDKELEEFLALLKRLDPQPGNLGDFNLRIVPDLRVYLKDENVIVEVLQPGRFNLKINTFYLKHATREELKKYIYEKYQRAINLKKAIEQRNETLKKIGKVVFEHQKEFLKDGRTLKPLSYHEVAEKLSIHESTISRAVKDKFVETPHGVYPFKFFFKKGIGGISTESVKERIKQIIENEDKKKPLSDSKIAEILKKEGIKIARRTVAKYREEMGIPSAFERREK; from the coding sequence ATGGCAGAGCTCCGCTACGATTTAAAGCTTTCCTTACAGCTCAAGCTAACCCCGAGCGTTTACCTTCACCTTGAGGTCCTCCAGCTTCCCCTTTTAAAGCTTGAGGAAGCCATAAAGAACGAAATAGAAGAAAACCCACTCTTAGAGCTGGAAGAGGGCGAAGAAGCAGAAAAGGAGATAGAAGAAAGAGAAATCCCTGAGTTTATCTTTGAAGGAGGCAACGTATTTCCGGCAGAGGAGGAAGAAAAAACCGTTATACCTTCAAGGCTTTCCCTGAGAGAATCTCTCCTGCAGCAAGCAGCAGCAGAACTTGAGGGAAAAGAGCTTGAAATAGCTAAGTTGATAATTGAGAACCTTGATGAAAGAGGGTTCCTGAGCCTAACGGAGAACGAGATAGCCAAGGAGCTCTCCGTTCCGACTGAAACGGTTAAAAAGGTGCGCGAAGTTGTTAAGCAACTATCACCAGCCGGCTGCGGCTCTTACTCTGTAAAGGAAGCCTTTAAAGCACAGCTACAGGAATTAGAAGTAACTGAAAAGTTCATATCTGCCATTGACCACTTAGAGCTCCTTTCCAAGAGCAGGAAAGACTTCCAGAAAAAGGTAGGCCTCACGGACAAAGAACTTGAAGAGTTCTTAGCACTCTTAAAAAGACTTGACCCCCAGCCCGGAAACCTCGGAGACTTTAACCTTAGGATAGTTCCCGACCTAAGGGTCTACCTTAAGGACGAAAACGTAATAGTAGAAGTGCTGCAGCCGGGAAGGTTCAACCTGAAAATCAACACTTTCTACCTAAAACACGCCACAAGAGAAGAACTGAAAAAATACATATACGAGAAATACCAGCGGGCTATAAACCTTAAAAAGGCTATAGAACAGAGAAACGAAACTCTAAAAAAAATAGGAAAAGTTGTTTTTGAGCACCAGAAAGAGTTCCTCAAAGACGGAAGAACCCTAAAACCCCTAAGCTACCACGAAGTTGCGGAGAAGCTCTCAATTCACGAGTCAACGATAAGTAGAGCGGTTAAAGATAAGTTTGTTGAAACACCTCACGGCGTTTATCCTTTCAAGTTCTTCTTTAAAAAAGGCATAGGCGGTATTTCAACGGAATCCGTGAAAGAGCGTATCAAACAAATAATTGAAAACGAAGACAAGAAAAAACCTTTAAGCGATAGTAAAATAGCAGAAATTCTGAAAAAAGAGGGGATTAAAATAGCAAGGAGAACCGTAGCAAAGTACAGGGAGGAGATGGGAATACCATCAGCCTTTGAGAGGAGAGAGAAATGA
- a CDS encoding glutamate-ammonia-ligase adenylyltransferase, whose amino-acid sequence MKLLLEKCRNSFEPEWQKALDFIEKEELPNKRRALILTEKLREKLSGQMPKWLQGDFLFHLIKLFSFSQFLGDFLIKHTHKLPELKEIYKKRFLPSEFRVELLESETEKSFMNRLRVYKNLQMSRVVLRDILGIADFQELVRDVTLIHDACIKAALSFAEKVLEERYGKPSCGFVVVDMGKAGGYELNYSSDIDLIFVYESRYGETTGGSYGKLQNHDYFTILSKYLVELLTKNTDEGICMNVDLRLRPNGTMGPLCNDIEALEQYYTAVARPWERFALLKARPSAGDLMRTGTEFLKLARAFVFRKYIDLTLIEELLRLKELIKTKVLKKGKKIDLKLSEGGIREVEFIVQAFQLIYGGKHPYIRSKNTLIALRRLFKWGFLQEKEYEELKEAYIFLRKAEHMLQITNFRQTQTFHPESEEAEELAKKMGFKSREEFLEKLQHLMGTVNAYFNKFFPTGDRKPLSAVTTLELQKLGFREPEEVKRFIEVLLNLKTLSAEETNRLDVMGERFLELLFDAPDSKNAMKNLVTFFEREEGRVFFFSILSEIHAIKLLFFLLSTKDFFIKRFRETPEIVDFIFNPDYIENPVTKEGLRQDLLEFKNLRFVKNLAEVRALLRLRLKRTEVEEFFKELTEIADFVIDTLYENSPQAFSLASLGKHGSREMNVESDIDLLFFSEKPLESTEGALKLIKELESLGYEVDTRLRPFGEKGELIFTVKYFREYTEKTARVWERLAFTRFRFLKGNLREEVEGIVKDFLFGKPLDKDTLHEILTMRERLERELGKGKNDIKYSAGGVVDLEFIAYIYQLYSRRQFGNTLKALRALSEKTPEFKKLTRLYRKIREAETEKRLFGSFITYSDRIVQLKKEIREAFGEFVEWIKKRV is encoded by the coding sequence ATGAAACTGTTACTTGAAAAGTGTAGAAACTCCTTTGAACCTGAATGGCAAAAAGCTTTAGACTTTATTGAGAAGGAAGAGCTCCCCAACAAAAGGAGAGCTCTAATACTCACAGAGAAGTTACGGGAGAAATTATCCGGCCAGATGCCTAAGTGGCTGCAGGGCGACTTCCTCTTTCACCTTATAAAGCTCTTCTCTTTTTCTCAGTTCTTAGGAGATTTCCTGATAAAACACACACATAAACTACCGGAACTTAAAGAAATCTATAAAAAACGTTTTTTACCCTCAGAGTTTCGGGTAGAGCTCCTTGAAAGTGAAACGGAAAAATCCTTTATGAACAGGCTAAGGGTTTACAAAAACCTTCAGATGTCAAGGGTAGTTCTGCGGGACATACTCGGAATTGCTGACTTTCAGGAGCTTGTCAGGGACGTAACCCTCATACACGACGCCTGTATAAAGGCCGCCCTCTCCTTTGCCGAAAAAGTTCTAGAAGAGCGTTACGGCAAACCTTCCTGTGGATTTGTCGTCGTTGATATGGGAAAAGCAGGAGGTTACGAGCTCAACTACTCCTCCGACATAGACCTCATTTTTGTCTATGAGAGCAGGTACGGCGAAACAACAGGAGGAAGCTACGGAAAGCTCCAGAACCACGACTACTTTACGATACTTTCAAAGTACTTGGTGGAGCTCCTTACTAAAAACACAGACGAAGGCATCTGCATGAACGTTGACTTAAGGCTTAGACCCAACGGAACTATGGGCCCTCTGTGTAACGACATAGAGGCCTTAGAACAGTACTACACGGCCGTCGCAAGGCCTTGGGAGAGATTTGCCCTTTTAAAGGCAAGGCCGTCGGCCGGCGACCTAATGAGAACTGGCACTGAGTTTCTGAAACTGGCGAGAGCTTTTGTATTCAGGAAGTACATAGACCTTACGCTAATTGAGGAGCTCCTGAGGCTTAAAGAGCTCATAAAAACAAAGGTTCTAAAGAAAGGAAAGAAAATTGACCTTAAACTCAGCGAAGGAGGAATCAGAGAGGTTGAGTTTATCGTTCAGGCCTTCCAGCTCATCTACGGCGGAAAACACCCATACATACGCTCAAAGAACACTCTCATAGCCTTAAGAAGGCTCTTTAAATGGGGATTCCTTCAGGAGAAGGAGTATGAAGAACTAAAAGAGGCTTACATTTTTTTACGAAAAGCCGAGCACATGCTCCAGATCACGAACTTCCGTCAAACCCAAACCTTCCACCCCGAAAGTGAAGAGGCAGAAGAGCTTGCTAAAAAGATGGGATTTAAAAGTAGAGAGGAATTCCTTGAGAAACTCCAACACCTCATGGGAACGGTTAACGCTTACTTTAACAAGTTCTTCCCTACAGGAGACAGGAAACCTCTATCTGCCGTTACAACTCTTGAGCTCCAGAAACTTGGATTCAGGGAACCAGAAGAGGTTAAACGCTTTATAGAAGTTCTCCTAAACTTAAAGACGCTCTCTGCAGAAGAGACTAACCGATTAGACGTAATGGGAGAACGCTTCTTGGAGCTCCTCTTTGATGCCCCGGACTCCAAGAACGCCATGAAGAACCTTGTAACCTTTTTTGAGAGAGAAGAGGGAAGGGTCTTCTTCTTCTCCATTCTCTCAGAAATTCACGCCATAAAGCTTCTCTTCTTCCTCCTCTCCACAAAGGATTTTTTCATAAAGCGCTTTAGAGAAACGCCAGAAATCGTTGACTTCATATTTAACCCCGACTACATAGAGAACCCAGTAACAAAGGAAGGCCTCCGCCAAGATTTATTAGAGTTTAAAAACCTCAGGTTTGTGAAGAACTTAGCAGAGGTAAGGGCACTCCTCCGCCTGAGACTAAAGCGAACAGAGGTAGAGGAATTCTTTAAGGAGCTCACAGAAATTGCAGATTTTGTTATTGACACGCTATACGAAAACTCTCCTCAGGCCTTTTCCTTAGCCTCCTTAGGAAAGCACGGAAGTAGGGAAATGAACGTAGAGTCAGATATTGACCTACTCTTTTTCTCAGAGAAACCTCTTGAAAGCACAGAAGGAGCTCTAAAACTTATCAAGGAGCTTGAAAGCTTAGGGTACGAGGTTGACACAAGGCTCAGACCCTTTGGAGAGAAGGGAGAGCTCATATTCACCGTCAAGTACTTTAGGGAGTACACAGAGAAGACTGCACGAGTCTGGGAAAGGCTCGCCTTCACCCGTTTCCGTTTCCTGAAAGGGAACCTCAGGGAAGAAGTAGAAGGAATTGTAAAGGACTTCCTGTTTGGGAAACCCCTTGATAAGGATACCTTACACGAAATACTAACTATGAGAGAAAGGCTTGAAAGAGAGCTTGGAAAAGGGAAGAACGACATAAAGTACTCTGCTGGCGGCGTTGTTGACCTTGAGTTTATTGCTTACATTTACCAGCTCTATTCAAGGAGGCAGTTCGGCAACACCCTAAAAGCCTTGAGAGCTCTATCCGAGAAAACCCCAGAATTTAAAAAGCTAACCCGTCTTTACAGGAAAATCAGAGAGGCAGAGACAGAAAAGAGGCTCTTTGGCAGTTTCATCACCTACAGTGATAGAATTGTCCAGCTCAAAAAGGAGATAAGGGAAGCTTTCGGGGAGTTCGTTGAATGGATAAAGAAAAGAGTCTAA
- the cydB gene encoding cytochrome d ubiquinol oxidase subunit II: protein MHFDLPTIWTILVTVLIAGYIVTDGFDLGVGILHTIVAKTDIERRVTINAIGPVWDGNEVWFITAGGAAFAAFPELYAALFSSLYIALFVVLLALIYRAVSFEFRSKEESEGWRKFWDQSIFWSSLIVALLIGVAVGNILAGIPIKNSAIEGEMLKGFVYAEKFPMSFINLVNPFTFHGLFGLLVGVTTVLFIILHGVSWLIWKTEGEVAERARNIALKVWPLFVIMYVVCTGIAYTISFKIKDPENVKYLNLPEDMLKEIASMLNNGVLEHALFRFPAIEFTLIVLAALSAVGYFFAVKNMNGAKAFLFSTLTFLFAGFAVMFGAYPLAVPSSYGLEHSISIYNGCSSNYTLTVMLVAAIIFTPIVIAYQAWVYKMFLFKISAESIKKEIEEARA, encoded by the coding sequence ATGCACTTTGATTTACCTACCATATGGACAATCCTTGTAACCGTGCTTATTGCCGGTTACATCGTTACAGACGGTTTTGATCTTGGTGTAGGTATCCTTCATACCATTGTTGCCAAGACAGACATAGAAAGAAGGGTTACCATTAACGCTATCGGTCCTGTTTGGGACGGTAACGAAGTTTGGTTCATTACTGCTGGTGGTGCGGCCTTTGCTGCCTTTCCTGAGCTTTACGCCGCTCTATTTAGCTCCCTCTACATTGCTCTCTTTGTAGTTCTCTTAGCTCTCATCTATAGAGCTGTATCCTTTGAGTTCAGGAGCAAGGAAGAGAGTGAAGGTTGGAGGAAGTTCTGGGACCAGAGTATCTTCTGGTCAAGCTTGATAGTTGCTCTCCTTATCGGTGTTGCAGTAGGTAACATCTTGGCAGGTATTCCAATTAAGAACTCTGCTATAGAAGGTGAAATGCTCAAAGGCTTTGTTTATGCTGAGAAGTTCCCAATGAGTTTTATCAATCTCGTTAATCCATTTACCTTCCACGGTCTCTTTGGACTTCTCGTTGGTGTAACAACTGTTCTCTTCATCATCCTTCACGGTGTTTCATGGCTCATCTGGAAAACTGAAGGTGAAGTTGCTGAAAGGGCAAGGAACATAGCTCTTAAGGTATGGCCACTCTTTGTGATTATGTACGTTGTTTGTACTGGAATTGCCTACACAATTTCCTTCAAGATTAAAGACCCTGAAAACGTTAAGTACCTGAACCTTCCTGAAGATATGCTAAAAGAGATAGCATCTATGCTAAACAACGGCGTTCTTGAACATGCTCTCTTTAGATTCCCCGCTATTGAGTTCACACTTATAGTTCTTGCCGCTCTGTCTGCAGTAGGTTACTTCTTTGCCGTTAAAAACATGAACGGTGCTAAGGCATTTCTCTTCTCTACTCTTACTTTCCTCTTTGCAGGCTTTGCTGTTATGTTTGGCGCTTATCCGTTGGCAGTTCCTTCAAGCTATGGACTTGAACACTCAATTTCCATCTACAACGGATGTTCCAGTAACTATACTCTTACCGTTATGCTTGTAGCAGCCATCATCTTTACACCAATTGTTATTGCTTACCAAGCTTGGGTTTACAAGATGTTCCTCTTTAAGATTTCTGCTGAGTCCATTAAGAAAGAAATTGAAGAGGCTAGGGCTTAA
- a CDS encoding cytochrome ubiquinol oxidase subunit I gives MDGGFVLLVSRLQFAMTAFFHFLFVPLTLGLSTISAIMLTLYYTTNKEIYRDMAKFWAKLFAINFALGVATGLVHEFEFGMNWSVYSRFVGDIFGAPLAVEGLLAFFMESTFMGVYIFGWDKVPKAVHLLAAWLSSIGSNLSALWILIANGWMQHPVGAKVVEAAAGKRAELVDWWGIVFNPVADVKFWHTSTAGMVLSAVFVLSISAYHILKKQHVEFFKKSAYIALIFGFIASVGEIVIGDIHAHEVAKTQPTKLAAGEALWETKKGANILLVAWADEEKQENVIEIPLPIPGLLSFLAAHSFDAEIKGAKELQKQFEAQFGRGDYIPPVNFNFWAFHTMVYLGFYFVILFLLGLMKYKNLENSTGYLKMALYSLPLPYIACWLGWAFAEVGRQPWIVYPLTDDYGKFILPEIGLKTAQAVSPLTNVEVVITYVIFVLTFVGLAIADFYLLAKFATKGPEKETELY, from the coding sequence GATGACAGCCTTTTTCCACTTCCTATTCGTGCCATTGACTCTTGGTCTATCAACTATCTCTGCAATCATGTTGACCCTCTATTACACCACCAACAAGGAAATCTACCGTGACATGGCCAAGTTCTGGGCCAAGCTCTTTGCTATTAACTTCGCCCTTGGAGTAGCTACAGGGCTTGTTCACGAGTTTGAGTTTGGTATGAACTGGTCAGTTTACTCAAGGTTCGTTGGTGATATTTTTGGAGCTCCCCTTGCAGTTGAAGGACTTCTCGCCTTCTTCATGGAGTCCACGTTTATGGGAGTTTACATCTTTGGATGGGACAAAGTTCCAAAGGCAGTTCACTTACTTGCAGCTTGGCTTTCATCCATAGGTTCAAACCTTTCCGCTCTCTGGATTCTCATTGCTAACGGGTGGATGCAGCACCCTGTCGGGGCAAAAGTGGTTGAGGCTGCTGCAGGAAAGAGGGCAGAGCTTGTAGACTGGTGGGGAATTGTTTTCAACCCTGTAGCGGACGTGAAGTTCTGGCACACTTCTACTGCAGGAATGGTTCTTTCTGCAGTATTTGTTCTTTCAATTAGTGCTTACCATATTCTTAAGAAGCAGCACGTAGAGTTCTTCAAGAAGTCTGCTTACATAGCTCTTATCTTTGGCTTCATTGCTTCTGTTGGTGAAATCGTTATCGGTGATATCCACGCCCATGAGGTTGCTAAGACTCAGCCAACAAAACTTGCAGCAGGTGAAGCTCTTTGGGAAACAAAGAAAGGGGCTAACATCCTGCTTGTAGCTTGGGCTGATGAAGAAAAGCAAGAGAACGTTATAGAGATACCCCTTCCAATACCGGGACTCCTCAGCTTCCTCGCAGCTCACAGCTTTGACGCAGAGATTAAAGGAGCTAAGGAACTCCAAAAGCAGTTTGAGGCTCAGTTTGGACGGGGTGACTACATCCCACCTGTTAACTTCAACTTCTGGGCATTCCACACAATGGTTTACCTTGGATTCTACTTTGTAATTCTCTTCCTTCTCGGTCTTATGAAGTACAAAAACCTTGAGAACAGCACTGGTTACCTCAAGATGGCTCTCTACTCACTTCCGCTTCCATACATTGCTTGCTGGCTTGGATGGGCCTTTGCAGAAGTTGGAAGACAGCCTTGGATTGTTTACCCACTTACTGACGACTACGGAAAGTTCATTCTTCCTGAAATTGGACTTAAAACTGCTCAGGCTGTATCCCCGCTTACAAACGTTGAAGTTGTGATTACCTACGTAATCTTCGTCCTAACCTTCGTTGGACTTGCGATTGCAGACTTCTACCTCCTTGCCAAGTTTGCAACCAAGGGTCCAGAAAAAGAAACAGAACTCTATTAA